One segment of Acidianus sp. HS-5 DNA contains the following:
- a CDS encoding methyltransferase, whose protein sequence is MKDLYVVNDVIDGIPLSLVSHPGLFSKKKLDLGTRTFLENLIIPDEGTVVDLGCGYGAVGIFIALKNEKLKVYMVDVNPLAVATAKLNVERYNLQNRVTVMKSDVLSAIQEKVDAIYSNPPLSKGVDFLQKFAEQSAEKLKKGGFIQMVVYKGENNVLKIFSNYFYNVNAIKRSKGYSIIVVNN, encoded by the coding sequence ATGAAAGACCTTTACGTAGTAAATGATGTAATAGACGGAATTCCGTTGTCGTTAGTAAGCCATCCAGGACTCTTCTCAAAGAAAAAACTTGATTTAGGTACTAGAACTTTTCTAGAGAATTTAATAATTCCTGACGAAGGAACAGTAGTAGACTTAGGCTGTGGATATGGAGCCGTAGGAATTTTTATAGCACTAAAAAACGAGAAATTAAAAGTATACATGGTAGACGTCAATCCTTTGGCTGTAGCTACAGCAAAGCTGAATGTAGAAAGATATAATTTACAAAATCGTGTAACGGTAATGAAAAGCGACGTGCTTTCTGCAATACAAGAGAAAGTGGACGCAATCTACTCTAATCCGCCACTCTCAAAAGGAGTGGATTTCTTACAAAAATTTGCAGAACAATCTGCAGAAAAACTCAAAAAAGGCGGGTTCATACAGATGGTGGTCTATAAAGGAGAAAATAACGTCTTGAAGATATTTTCTAATTATTTTTATAATGTAAATGCGATTAAAAGAAGCAAAGGTTACTCAATTATAGTAGTTAATAATTAA
- the rpsJ gene encoding 30S ribosomal protein S10, which yields MPTKARIRLWSSNVKDLNYVVTQIKAIVDKTGISMRGPVPLPTKRLEVPVMRLPHGEGRKKWEKWEMSIHKRVIDIAADERVMRQLMRVRVPEDVYIEIELI from the coding sequence ATGCCTACTAAAGCAAGAATAAGATTATGGAGTAGTAACGTTAAAGATTTGAATTATGTTGTAACACAAATAAAAGCTATAGTTGATAAAACAGGAATTAGCATGAGAGGCCCAGTTCCTTTACCTACTAAGAGGCTAGAAGTTCCAGTAATGAGGTTACCGCATGGAGAAGGAAGGAAAAAGTGGGAAAAGTGGGAAATGAGTATACACAAGAGAGTAATAGATATTGCTGCAGATGAGAGAGTAATGAGACAGTTAATGAGAGTAAGAGTTCCAGAAGACGTTTATATTGAGATAGAATTGATTTAG
- the tuf gene encoding translation elongation factor EF-1 subunit alpha, whose protein sequence is MSAPQKPHLNLIVIGHVDHGKSTLVGRLLMDRGFLDEKTVKEAEEAAKKLGKESEKYAFLLDRLKEERERGVTISLTFMKFETKKYFFTIIDAPGHRDFIKNMITGASQADAAIIAVSAKKGEFEAGMSEEGQTREHIILAKTMGINQVVVAITKMDLTDPPYSEKRYNEVKDITSKFMRAFGYDVSKVHFVPVVSPTGENITHKSENMPWYNGPTLEEALDMFEVPKKPIDKPLRIPIQDVYSKSGVGTVPVGKVESGVLKVNDTLVFMPAGKKGEVRSIETHYTRLEKAEPGDNIGFNVRGVEKKDIKRGDVAGHLDNPPTVADEFTARVIVVWHPTAIAVGYTPVLHVHTASIACKISELVQKLDPKTGKVVEDHPQFLKQGDSAIIKFKPIKPLCVEKFQEFPALGRFAIRDMGKTVGVGVITDIKPVKVEIK, encoded by the coding sequence ATGTCTGCACCTCAGAAGCCTCACTTAAATTTAATAGTAATAGGGCACGTAGATCACGGTAAGAGTACTTTAGTAGGAAGACTATTGATGGATAGAGGATTTTTAGACGAAAAGACAGTTAAAGAAGCAGAAGAAGCCGCAAAGAAGTTAGGAAAAGAATCAGAAAAGTATGCTTTCTTACTTGATAGATTAAAGGAAGAAAGAGAAAGAGGAGTAACAATAAGCTTAACCTTTATGAAATTTGAGACAAAGAAGTACTTCTTTACAATCATTGACGCACCAGGGCATAGGGACTTCATAAAGAACATGATAACTGGAGCAAGCCAAGCAGATGCTGCAATAATTGCAGTTTCCGCTAAGAAAGGTGAGTTTGAAGCTGGAATGAGCGAAGAAGGTCAAACTAGAGAGCATATAATATTAGCTAAAACTATGGGAATAAACCAAGTAGTAGTAGCAATAACTAAAATGGACTTAACAGATCCACCTTACAGTGAAAAGAGGTATAATGAAGTTAAAGACATAACATCAAAATTCATGAGAGCCTTTGGATATGATGTCAGTAAAGTTCATTTCGTTCCAGTAGTTTCTCCCACTGGAGAAAATATAACTCATAAGTCAGAAAACATGCCGTGGTATAACGGACCTACATTAGAAGAAGCATTAGATATGTTCGAAGTTCCGAAGAAGCCTATAGATAAGCCTTTAAGAATACCAATACAAGACGTTTACTCTAAGTCTGGAGTAGGAACAGTCCCAGTTGGCAAGGTAGAAAGTGGTGTACTAAAAGTTAATGATACATTAGTATTCATGCCAGCAGGAAAGAAAGGAGAAGTGAGATCTATAGAAACTCATTATACAAGGTTAGAAAAAGCAGAGCCAGGAGACAACATTGGTTTTAACGTTAGAGGAGTGGAAAAGAAGGATATAAAGAGAGGAGACGTAGCAGGACACTTAGATAATCCACCAACTGTTGCTGATGAATTTACTGCTAGAGTAATCGTAGTTTGGCATCCCACTGCTATTGCCGTAGGATACACTCCAGTGCTTCACGTTCACACAGCTAGTATTGCTTGTAAAATCTCAGAATTAGTTCAAAAACTAGATCCAAAAACAGGCAAAGTGGTTGAAGATCATCCGCAATTCTTAAAGCAAGGAGACTCAGCAATAATAAAGTTCAAGCCGATTAAGCCACTCTGTGTAGAAAAGTTCCAAGAATTCCCAGCGTTAGGTAGGTTTGCAATAAGGGATATGGGTAAAACCGTAGGAGTAGGGGTTATAACAGATATCAAACCCGTAAAGGTAGAGATCAAGTAA
- a CDS encoding 30S ribosomal protein S7 — MSDYELSKLDVRIFGKWDTKVEIRDPSLKKYISLMPVYLPHTGGRHEHRRFGKSRVPIVERLINQLMKPGRNKGKKFLAYNIVRATFEIIAARTGQNPIQILVRAIENSAPREEVTRIMYGGIVYYVAVDVAPQRRVDLALRYLVEGARNASFNNPKPMDEALAEEIIAASSNDPKSYAVRKKEETERIALSSR; from the coding sequence ATGAGCGATTACGAATTAAGCAAGTTGGATGTTAGAATATTTGGAAAATGGGATACAAAAGTAGAAATAAGGGATCCAAGCTTAAAGAAATACATATCACTAATGCCAGTTTATTTACCGCATACTGGTGGAAGGCATGAGCACAGAAGATTTGGGAAATCAAGAGTTCCTATAGTGGAGAGGTTAATAAACCAATTAATGAAACCTGGAAGGAATAAAGGTAAGAAATTCCTAGCATATAATATAGTCAGAGCAACTTTTGAGATAATAGCAGCTAGAACTGGTCAAAATCCTATTCAAATCTTAGTTAGGGCAATAGAGAATTCTGCACCTAGAGAAGAAGTAACTAGGATAATGTACGGTGGTATTGTTTATTACGTCGCAGTTGATGTGGCTCCACAAAGGAGAGTTGACCTAGCACTGAGGTATTTAGTCGAAGGCGCAAGAAACGCATCATTTAATAATCCTAAGCCCATGGATGAGGCTTTAGCTGAAGAAATAATTGCCGCTTCATCTAACGATCCAAAAAGCTATGCTGTAAGAAAGAAAGAAGAAACTGAGAGAATTGCTCTAAGCTCAAGATAA
- a CDS encoding bifunctional nuclease domain-containing protein: protein MKAEEDYIKVNRVDAFVYPLDGLPVMVCYLEDGREFNLFYVPIEIVIAINKIKKQYEEDSILSDKRETIFDILSFIPEVTEEISKHVNKVTIDDISGSVYIATIELKFDGVIIQKRMIPSHAIYLALVSNKPIYVKKSLVDEQEKERKKGEGGEEEEKK, encoded by the coding sequence ATGAAAGCGGAAGAAGACTATATAAAAGTGAATAGAGTTGACGCATTCGTTTACCCCTTGGATGGATTACCCGTGATGGTTTGTTATCTAGAGGATGGTAGGGAATTTAACTTATTTTATGTCCCAATAGAAATAGTTATAGCAATAAATAAAATAAAGAAACAGTATGAAGAAGATAGTATCTTGAGTGATAAGAGAGAAACAATTTTTGATATATTATCGTTTATACCGGAAGTTACTGAAGAAATAAGTAAGCATGTTAACAAGGTTACAATTGATGATATTTCCGGGTCAGTTTACATAGCAACTATAGAACTGAAGTTTGACGGAGTTATAATCCAAAAAAGGATGATACCTAGCCACGCAATATATTTGGCATTAGTTTCCAACAAACCGATATACGTCAAAAAAAGCTTAGTTGATGAACAAGAAAAAGAGAGGAAGAAAGGCGAAGGCGGAGAAGAGGAAGAGAAGAAATAA
- a CDS encoding 30S ribosomal protein S12, protein MSGKSPKGLYASRKLKLKRLKYRWSQRSFKSRMLQLKKRFDPLEGAPMARGIVLEKVGIESRQPNSAVRKCVRVQLVKNGRVVTAFVPGDGGVNFIDEHDEVVIAGIGGTLGRSMGDLPGVRYKVVMVNGVSLDALYKGKKQKPVR, encoded by the coding sequence ATGTCGGGAAAATCACCTAAAGGTTTATATGCGTCAAGAAAGCTTAAGCTAAAGAGGTTAAAGTATAGGTGGAGTCAAAGGTCATTTAAATCAAGGATGCTCCAATTAAAGAAAAGATTTGATCCTCTGGAAGGTGCGCCAATGGCCAGAGGTATAGTATTAGAGAAAGTTGGTATAGAATCTAGGCAACCAAACTCTGCCGTAAGAAAATGCGTTAGAGTCCAATTAGTTAAGAACGGTAGAGTTGTTACTGCTTTCGTTCCAGGAGACGGTGGAGTAAACTTCATTGATGAACATGATGAGGTTGTAATAGCTGGAATAGGTGGAACATTAGGTAGATCTATGGGTGATTTGCCTGGAGTAAGATATAAAGTTGTAATGGTTAATGGAGTATCTTTGGACGCATTATATAAAGGAAAGAAACAAAAGCCAGTTAGGTAA
- a CDS encoding NusA-like transcription termination signal-binding factor, whose protein sequence is MPEIKLTQDEIRYMSLFQEITKVTAKDCIMDDENNRIIFLIDPHFMGLAIGKNGMNVKRLRKVLGRDIEIVAYSDNLEDMVKNLMSPARVRSVKVIDNDSKKTVYITVDPQDKGLAIGKSGKNVVRAKLILKRYMDIDSVVIV, encoded by the coding sequence GTGCCAGAAATCAAGTTAACACAAGACGAAATAAGGTATATGTCTTTATTTCAAGAAATTACTAAAGTTACAGCTAAGGATTGTATAATGGATGATGAAAATAATAGAATAATTTTCTTAATAGATCCTCATTTTATGGGCTTGGCTATAGGTAAAAATGGGATGAATGTTAAGAGATTAAGGAAAGTATTGGGAAGGGATATAGAAATAGTTGCATATAGTGATAACTTAGAGGATATGGTGAAAAATTTAATGTCACCAGCAAGAGTAAGGAGCGTGAAAGTTATAGATAATGATAGCAAGAAAACTGTCTACATAACAGTAGATCCACAAGATAAAGGTCTTGCAATAGGAAAAAGCGGAAAGAATGTTGTTAGAGCGAAATTAATTTTAAAAAGATACATGGATATAGACTCAGTAGTTATTGTCTGA
- a CDS encoding 50S ribosomal protein L30e has protein sequence MSQQISFESELKTLLKTGKVIFGARRTIKNLKLGKVKTIIIASTLRTDLKADILYYSKISGVPVYEYPGSGWELGTLAGKPFMVSTIGVEHEGESKILQLAKPIS, from the coding sequence ATGTCTCAACAAATATCATTTGAATCTGAATTAAAAACTCTTTTAAAAACGGGTAAAGTAATATTTGGAGCAAGAAGAACAATAAAAAACCTAAAGCTAGGGAAAGTCAAGACAATAATAATAGCATCTACTTTAAGGACTGACTTAAAGGCAGATATTCTATATTATTCTAAAATATCTGGAGTACCAGTTTACGAATATCCAGGGAGCGGATGGGAGTTAGGAACATTAGCTGGAAAGCCTTTTATGGTTTCTACAATAGGCGTAGAACATGAAGGTGAATCGAAAATCCTGCAGCTTGCAAAGCCAATTTCATGA
- the rpoA2 gene encoding DNA-directed RNA polymerase subunit A'' → MISEEDKKYLEEKLSSLNGRLPDNILQKLRDAMLSYPVNITKEEIDRIIDLTLKDYDVSLIHPGEAAGVVAAQSIGEPGTQMTLRTFHFAGVRELNVTLGLPRLIEIVDARKVPSTPMMTIYLTDEYRTDKEKAISIARKIEYTKVENVVDSTSIDMASMALIIHLDDKMLKDKGIESDEIEKVIRKLKLGDFTIDRPDELTINITFQNMDSITGLFKAREKILNTKIKGIKGIKRAIVQKRGDEYVIITDGSNLEGVLGIKGVDTSRIDTNNLHEVENVLGIEAARELITREIKKVLDDQGLDVDMRHVELVADIMTRTGEVRQIGRHGVTGEKTSVFAKAAFEVTVKHLLDAAARGDVEEFRGVVENIIIGQPIKLGTGMVELLMKPGVR, encoded by the coding sequence ATGATTAGTGAAGAAGATAAAAAATACTTAGAAGAGAAACTATCTTCATTGAACGGTAGACTTCCAGATAATATTCTTCAGAAGTTAAGAGACGCAATGCTTTCATACCCCGTAAATATAACTAAAGAAGAAATAGATAGAATAATTGATTTAACATTAAAGGACTATGATGTTTCATTAATACATCCTGGAGAAGCAGCAGGTGTTGTAGCAGCTCAATCAATCGGGGAGCCAGGTACACAGATGACCTTAAGGACATTCCATTTTGCTGGAGTCAGAGAACTTAACGTAACTTTAGGTCTACCTAGGTTAATAGAAATAGTTGATGCCAGGAAAGTACCATCTACACCTATGATGACCATCTATCTTACCGACGAGTATAGGACTGATAAAGAGAAGGCAATATCTATAGCTAGGAAAATTGAGTACACAAAAGTTGAGAATGTAGTTGATTCAACAAGTATAGACATGGCGTCAATGGCCCTTATAATTCATTTAGATGATAAAATGTTAAAGGATAAAGGAATCGAATCAGATGAGATTGAGAAAGTTATTAGAAAATTAAAGTTAGGAGATTTTACTATTGATAGACCAGACGAACTGACTATTAACATAACTTTTCAAAATATGGATAGCATAACTGGATTATTCAAAGCTAGAGAAAAGATACTCAATACTAAAATTAAAGGCATTAAAGGAATAAAAAGGGCAATAGTTCAGAAAAGAGGAGACGAGTACGTAATTATAACAGACGGGTCAAATTTAGAAGGAGTATTAGGAATTAAAGGAGTAGATACAAGTAGAATAGATACTAATAATCTTCATGAAGTTGAGAATGTATTAGGGATTGAGGCTGCAAGGGAATTAATAACTAGAGAAATTAAGAAAGTATTAGACGATCAAGGTTTAGACGTTGATATGAGACACGTTGAGCTAGTTGCCGATATAATGACTAGAACTGGAGAAGTTAGGCAAATAGGAAGACATGGAGTAACAGGAGAAAAGACTAGCGTATTTGCAAAGGCAGCCTTTGAAGTAACAGTTAAGCATTTATTGGATGCTGCAGCTAGAGGTGATGTGGAAGAATTTAGAGGAGTAGTAGAAAATATTATTATTGGGCAACCTATTAAACTTGGAACGGGAATGGTTGAGCTTCTCATGAAGCCTGGAGTAAGGTGA
- the rpoA1 gene encoding DNA-directed RNA polymerase subunit A': protein MSEKIIKGVKFGILSPDEIRKMSVTAIITSEVYDEDGTPIEGSVMDPRLGVIEPGQRCPTCGNMMGNCPGHFGHIELVKPVMHVGFVKHVYDLLRATCRRCGRIKLEDQELERYGRIYHAINKRWPSAAKRLVEHIKKSSMKNPVCPHCGEKQLKIKLEKPYNFYEERKEGVVRLTPVDIRDRLERIPDDDVELLGYDPKTSRPEWMILTVLPVPPITIRPSIMIENGIRAEDDLTHKLVDIVRINERLKESIDAGAPQLIVEDLWDLLQYHVATYFDNEIPGLPTSKHRSGRPLRTLAQRLKGKEGRFRGNLSGKRVDFSSRTVISPDPNISIDEVGVPVDIAKILTVPERVTKWNIERMREYVLNGPDKWPGANYVIKPDGRRIDLRYVKDRKEFASTLTPGFIIERHLIDGDVVIFNRQPSLHRISMMAHRVRVLPGRTFRLNLLVCPPYNADFDGDEMNLHVPQSEEAIAEAKELMTVHKNILTPRYGGPIMGSAQDYISGAYLLTVKTTLLTEDEVQTILGVANISKDIGEPAILAPKKLYTGKQVISLFLPEDFNYHGQANIASGPRLCADEDCPHDSYVVIKNGKLLEGVFDKKALGNQQPESILHWLIREYSEDYGLWLMDNIFKIFIRYIEIHGLTMSIDDVTISQDAMSKISEKSKQADRQVQELIAKYEKGELEQIPGRTLEESLESYILDTLDKLRNDAGEIAASDLDPFNNVYIMARTGARGSVLNITQMAAMLGQQSVRGERISRGYYERALPHFKRNDISAEARGFIYSSFRSGLNPIEVFFHAAAGREGLVDTAVRTSQSGYMQRRLVNALSDLRIEYDGTVRTLYGEIIQTLYGGDGVHPMYSSHGKTVDVNRILERIVGWKR from the coding sequence ATGAGTGAAAAAATAATAAAAGGAGTAAAATTTGGAATATTATCTCCTGACGAAATAAGAAAAATGTCAGTAACAGCAATAATTACCTCAGAGGTCTATGACGAAGACGGCACTCCAATAGAAGGTAGTGTAATGGATCCAAGGCTAGGCGTAATAGAACCTGGTCAACGTTGTCCTACATGTGGAAATATGATGGGTAACTGTCCGGGACATTTTGGTCATATAGAATTAGTAAAACCTGTTATGCATGTAGGTTTTGTTAAGCATGTGTATGATTTACTTCGCGCAACTTGTAGGAGATGCGGAAGAATAAAGTTAGAGGATCAAGAGCTTGAAAGGTACGGAAGAATCTATCATGCAATAAATAAGAGATGGCCTTCAGCTGCTAAAAGGCTTGTAGAACACATAAAGAAATCTTCAATGAAAAATCCAGTCTGTCCTCATTGTGGAGAAAAACAATTAAAGATAAAACTCGAAAAACCTTATAACTTCTATGAGGAGAGAAAAGAAGGTGTAGTTAGGCTAACTCCAGTTGATATAAGAGACAGGCTTGAAAGAATTCCTGACGACGATGTTGAATTACTAGGTTATGATCCAAAAACCAGTAGGCCTGAATGGATGATTTTAACTGTATTGCCAGTACCTCCTATCACAATAAGGCCTTCCATAATGATAGAAAATGGAATTAGAGCTGAAGATGATCTAACTCATAAATTAGTGGATATAGTTAGAATTAATGAGAGATTAAAGGAAAGTATTGATGCCGGTGCTCCACAATTAATAGTAGAAGATTTATGGGATTTATTACAATATCATGTCGCAACCTATTTCGATAATGAAATTCCAGGCTTACCTACCTCAAAGCATAGATCTGGTAGACCGTTAAGAACGCTTGCTCAAAGATTAAAGGGCAAAGAAGGTAGATTTAGAGGTAACTTATCTGGAAAAAGAGTCGACTTTTCATCAAGAACTGTAATATCCCCAGATCCTAATATAAGTATTGACGAGGTAGGAGTTCCCGTAGATATTGCAAAAATACTAACTGTTCCAGAAAGAGTGACCAAGTGGAATATTGAAAGGATGAGGGAATATGTATTAAATGGACCGGATAAATGGCCTGGAGCAAATTATGTTATAAAGCCAGATGGTAGAAGAATAGACTTACGTTATGTGAAGGATAGAAAAGAGTTTGCCTCTACACTGACTCCAGGATTTATAATTGAAAGGCATTTAATAGATGGAGATGTAGTAATATTCAATAGACAACCATCTTTGCACAGAATTTCTATGATGGCTCATAGAGTTAGAGTACTGCCCGGTAGAACGTTTAGGTTGAATTTACTTGTATGTCCACCGTATAACGCAGACTTTGATGGCGATGAAATGAACTTACATGTTCCTCAGTCAGAAGAGGCAATAGCTGAAGCTAAAGAGCTAATGACAGTGCACAAGAATATCCTGACTCCTAGATATGGAGGGCCAATTATGGGTTCAGCCCAAGATTATATTAGCGGAGCTTACTTGCTTACAGTTAAAACTACACTTTTAACAGAAGATGAAGTACAAACTATACTTGGCGTAGCTAATATTTCAAAAGATATTGGAGAACCTGCAATACTTGCGCCAAAGAAATTATATACTGGAAAGCAAGTAATTAGCCTATTTCTGCCTGAGGACTTTAACTATCACGGTCAAGCCAACATTGCCAGCGGTCCTAGATTATGTGCTGATGAAGATTGTCCACACGATTCGTATGTAGTTATTAAGAATGGAAAATTATTGGAAGGAGTATTTGATAAGAAAGCCTTAGGTAATCAACAGCCAGAAAGTATACTTCATTGGTTAATCAGAGAATATTCAGAGGATTACGGACTATGGTTAATGGACAATATATTCAAGATATTCATTAGGTATATAGAGATACATGGGTTAACGATGAGTATAGACGATGTAACAATTTCACAGGACGCTATGAGTAAGATATCTGAAAAATCTAAGCAAGCTGATAGGCAAGTCCAGGAACTTATTGCTAAATATGAAAAAGGAGAATTAGAACAAATACCAGGTAGAACTTTAGAGGAAAGCTTGGAGAGCTACATATTAGATACTTTGGACAAATTGAGGAATGATGCAGGTGAAATTGCAGCGTCAGATTTAGATCCGTTTAATAATGTGTATATAATGGCAAGGACTGGTGCTAGAGGTAGCGTACTAAATATAACGCAGATGGCCGCGATGCTAGGCCAGCAGTCAGTAAGAGGAGAAAGAATATCTAGAGGATACTATGAAAGGGCATTACCTCATTTTAAGCGTAATGATATATCGGCAGAAGCAAGAGGGTTCATATATTCCTCATTTAGGAGTGGACTAAATCCTATAGAAGTATTCTTCCATGCCGCAGCAGGTAGAGAAGGCCTGGTTGATACCGCAGTAAGAACTTCACAAAGCGGTTACATGCAGAGAAGATTAGTAAATGCGTTATCCGATTTAAGAATTGAGTATGACGGTACCGTGAGAACTTTATATGGCGAGATAATACAAACATTATATGGCGGTGATGGAGTGCATCCAATGTATAGTTCCCACGGTAAAACCGTAGATGTAAATAGAATTCTGGAAAGAATTGTAGGTTGGAAGAGGTGA